Proteins encoded by one window of Nasonia vitripennis strain AsymCx chromosome 5, Nvit_psr_1.1, whole genome shotgun sequence:
- the LOC100124062 gene encoding acyl-CoA desaturase gives MAVQVVTLEQREEKVKKDEPGSEMYDGDGVLLQKLGTDPNYRHQFVPGIVLIFVILHIAAVYGFYLAFRSSILTPIWAYLVALASSQGIMLGAHRGFSHNSFKMTAAVQIMFVILQTISGQNHIYWWVRDHRLHHKYCDTDADPYNASRGFFFSHIGWLMSRKHPLVSEKGKTIDMSDIEANKFVAFQRRFFVPMFVVFCVLIPTAVPVYCWNESLWNSFFISFVLRYVAVLNMTWCINSVAHMHGTQEFDRRISARQSYFGDLVSLGEGWHNYHHSFPWDHAFSEFGYKGGVSTNFLYFLRDLGLVYDLKKASRKVVYGHSQRHGDGTLGTEKSTLSNPKSL, from the exons ATGGCTGTACAAGTTGTCACGCTGGAACAGCGCGAGGAGAAGGTTAAA AAGGATGAGCCAGGCAGCGAAATGTACGACGGCGACGGTGTGCTTTTACAGAAACTTGGTACCGATCCGAACTACCGGCACCAATTCGTGCCAGGTATTGTACTCATCTTTGTGATTCTTCATATCGCTGCTGTCTACGGCTTCTATCTCGCTTTCAGATCGTCGATTCTCACGCCAATATGGG CATATTTGGTGGCGTTGGCGAGTTCGCAGGGAATAATGCTGGGAGCCCACCGAGGATTCTCCCATAATTCCTTCAAGATGACGGCTGCGGTTCAGATAATGTTCGTGATTCTCCAAACGATATCTGGACAG AATCACATTTACTGGTGGGTAAGAGATCACCGGCTGCACCACAAGTACTGCGACACCGATGCCGATCCTTACAATGCCAGCAGAGGCTTTTTCTTCTCGCACATCGGCTGGTTGATGTCGCGAAAGCATCCCTTGGTATCTGAAAAGGGAAAGACCATCGACATGTCGGACATCGAGGCTAACAAGTTCGTCGCTTTCCAACGAAG ATTTTTCGTGCCAATGTTCGTGGTGTTCTGTGTACTGATTCCAACGGCTGTACCCGTTTACTGTTGGAACGAGAGTCTttggaattcatttttcatttcgttCGTGTTACGATACGTAGCTGTGCTGAACATGACGTGGTGCATCAACTCCGTAGCTCATATGCATGGAACACAGGAATTCGACAG GCGAATATCAGCTCGTCAGTCGTATTTCGGCGATCTAGTTTCGTTGGGAGAAGGTTGGCACAACTATCATCACTCCTTTCCGTGGGACCATGCGTTCTCTGAATTCGGATACAAAGGTGGCGTTTCGACGAATTTTTTGTACTTCTTGCGCGATTTGGGATTGGTTTACGATCTGAAGAAAGCTTCGAGAAAAGTCGTTTATGGCCATAGCCAGAGACATGGAGACGGAACACTTGGCACCGAAAAGTCCACTTTGAGCAATCCGAAGTCTCTGTGA
- the LOC100124064 gene encoding protein TRC8 homolog isoform X2, translating to MDLWMRERIFSFATVIMRVPPLFVIDELLRIGLGLTQETVVFNGTEHGPMMESQDGGAIESTIDTAGYLVFNTKNWSGIYSHETSYSSYCNHMFLMTVLRFLACCFGCAAATCTFMLWTKQLIILYLYLISVGVVFVSYWSNVSTIDAITTYLSSKEDGGSVLADVLNLQFTQLMSNGPGIMIIQNIILQSVLAHLYCYIHLAPKNPHLQKILIYSFTLSSQVGILPLPASVMTRFPVFAALIPLAVCKYVLWCNAYNIWMTIHRGYQLGRNFITNYGLSALAETQWSRLHVPSVLRTFWILRVAEQVVQILSSDYGDESFNYYTMLKTLMVNGCETVTAVLGMTSIISVICHYIGSFFHWILLTDEDDEKSIGTVSAMLFYILALQTGLTSLDKENRLLRLCRNLCLLFTAVLHFVHSIVNPLLMSLSASHNPALHRHVRALAVCAYLIVFPAWLLSFLWSHYTISTWLLAVTVFSIEVIVKVFVSLAVYSLFLYDAYRKNFWDDLDNWIYIIRSFGNTVEFAFGIILFFNGFWILVFEAGGTIRAIMMCVHAYFNLWSEAKAGWDVFMKRRHAVNKINSLPEASKRQLDEHQDVCAICYQEMESAKITKCNHLFHGVCLRKWLYVQDRCPLCHEIMHRVPNQRDNNEAQPVEEQPRNEERERDNEIGNDREEASGYILSQMNSQNDSDSPRTSPSTTNPRREQAVEER from the exons ATGGACCTATGGATGCGGGAGAGGATTTTCAGCTTTGCCACTGTCATCATGAGGGTGCCTCCGCTGTTTGTCATCGACGAGCTTCTCAGGATTGGACTAGGACTGACTCAGGAGACTGTGGTCTTCAACGGCACCGAGCATGGACCCATGATGGAGAGCCAGGATGGTGGAGCCATTGAATCGACTATCGACACTGCTGGATACTTGGTGTTCAATACTAAGAACTGGTCTGGAATTTACAGTCATGAGACATCCTATTCCAGTTATTGTAACCATATGTTCCTGATGACAGTGCTGAGATTCCTGGCATGTTGTTTTG GCTGTGCAGCTGCTACTTGTACTTTTATGCTATGGACAAAACAGCTCATAATACTCTACCTTTACCTTATATCGGTGGGAGTTGTTTTTGTATCTTATTGGTCCAATGTGAGCACTATAGACGCCATTACCACTTACCTAAGTTCTAAAGAAGATGGAGGAAGTGTCTTAGCCGATGTTCTCAATCTCCAATTCACACAGCTGATGTCTAATGGGCCAGGCATAATGATCATTCAAAATATCATACTTCAAAGCGTTCTTGCTCACTTATACTGTTACATTCATCTTGCTCCAAAAAACCCACATCTTCAAAAAATACTCATCTACAGCTTTACTCTGTCATCgcaagtgggaattttgcctCTACCT gcaAGCGTAATGACTCGATTCCCAGTCTTCGCGGCTCTAATCCCGCTGGCTGTCTGCAAGTACGTGCTCTGGTGCAATGCTTACAACATCTGGATGACGATCCACCGGGGTTATCAGCTCGGTCGCAACTTCATCACAAACTACGGACTCTCAGCTCTCGCTGAAACCCAGTGGAGTCGACTACACGTGCCCTCTGTACTGCGTACCTTCTGGATACTTCGTGTTGCCGAGCAAGTCGTTCAGATTCTTTCCAGCGACTatggtgacgaatcattcaaCTACTACACGATGCTTAAAACGCTCATGGTCAACGGCTGCGAGACCGTCACCGCGGTCCTCGGCATGACCAGCATCATATCCGTCATCTGCCACTACATTGGCAGCTTCTTCCACTGGATACTGCTCACCGACGAAGATGACGAGAAGAGCATCGGCACCGTTTCCGCCATGCTCTTTTACATCTTGGCCTTGCAAACCGGCCTGACCTCGCTCGACAAGGAGAATCGACTGCTCCGGCTCTGCCGGAATCTATGTCTTCTGTTCACGGCAGTGCTGCATTTCGTGCATAGCATCGTTAATCCCTTGCTCATGTCGCTGAGCGCTTCGCACAATCCTGCTCTTCACAGGCACGTAAGAGCCCTCGCCGTCTGCGCCTATCTCATCGTCTTCCCAGCCTGGTTGCTCTCTTTCCTCTGGTCTCACTATACGATCAGTACTTGGTTACTCGCCGTCACCGTCTTCAGCATCGAGGTCATTGTCAAGGTCTTCGTCTCACTTGCCGTTTACTCGCTCTTCCTTTACGACGCTTACCGCAAAAACTTCTGGGATGATCTCGATAACTGGATCTACATCATTAG ATCTTTTGGTAACACAGTGGAGTTTGCTTTTGGTATAATCCTGTTCTTCAATGGTTTCTGGATCCTCGTGTTCGAAGCGGGCGGTACGATCCGCGCAATCATGATGTGCGTGCACGCGTACTTTAACCTCTGGTCCGAAGCCAAGGCCGGCTGGGATGTCTTTATGAAGCGGCGGCACGCCGTCAACAAAATTAACTCGCTACCCGAAGCGAGCAAAAGACAGCTTGATGAACACCAAGACGTCTGCGCTATTTGCTACCAGGAAATGGAGAGCGCCAAGATCACAAAGTGTAATCACCTCTTCCACGGAGTTTGTCTGAGGAAATGGCTTTATGTGCAAGACCGGTGTCCCCTCTGTCACGAAATAATGCACAGGGTACCCAATCAGAGGGATAACAACGAGGCTCAACCCGTCGAGGAGCAGCCGCGCAATGAGGAGCGCGAACGAGATAACGAGATTG GTAACGATCGCGAGGAAGCAAGTGGCTACATTCTGAGTCAAATGAACTCGCAGAACGATTCTGACTCACCGAGAACCTCTCCATCGACGACGAATCCACGACGAGAGCAGGCTGTAGAAGAAAGGTGA
- the LOC100124060 gene encoding geranylgeranyl pyrophosphate synthase-like — MMLLFRRTNALFKLNRCYSLTSKWTPAPTCQTMLFQQNHTMPQANRTPETLFEHSKYDELDTRLLLEPYVYTFRVPKQESRTNMIYGLNKWMNIPADKVDQFIDYFALMHDYVMIYDDLLDNTELRRGIPAVHRVYGSNRTIIVCEGLAFIMLQKVIAMKNAEALQVYSEGMIRYHKGEAFENYYRFNFKVPTVDEYMHIVEIKLTALYYTVVQLMQAFSSNKTDFRPFTQAFGYYLKFHNDYCNLQERSYWETKGFADDITEGKFSLPIIHAIQSGTYDGEVVRHIMFQKTSDVDKKHYVLRLLKKLGSLDYAKEVVQYSEKRCREEIEKLGGNDILNKMIDDINDWKNDELPKDPSLKLT; from the exons ATGATGCTGCTTTTCAGGCGGACCAAT GCTCTTTTCAAGCTTAACCGATGCTATAGTCTTACATCCAAATGGACACCGGCACCTACTTGTCAAACAATGTTATTTCAACAAAATCACACTATGCCGCAAGCTAATAGAACGCCTGAAACACTCTTCGAACACAGCAAATATGATGAGCTTGAT ACAAGACTATTGCTCGAACCGTACGTGTATACTTTCAGAGTTCCGAAACAGGAATCAAGAACAAACATGATTTATGGCTTGAACAAATGGATGAATATTCCAGCAGATAAAGTTGACCAATTCATCGATTACTTTGCTTTAATGCACGACTACGTTATGAT ATATGATGATCTCTTGGACAACACCGAACTGCGTAGAGGTATTCCAGCTGTTCACAGAGTTTATGGATCGAACAGAACAATAATCGTTTGTGAAGGTCTAGCATTTATAATGCTACAGAAAGTAATTGCGATGAAGAATGCTGAA GCGCTACAAGTATACAGTGAAGGAATGATTCGGTATCATAAAGGAGAGGCCTTCGAAAATTATTATCGGTTTAATTTTAAAGTTCCAACTGTGGACGAATACATGCACATTGTTGAAATAA AATTGACAGCACTTTATTATACAGTAGTTCAGTTGATGCAAGCCTTTTCAAGCAACAAAACAGATTTCAGACCTTTTACCCAAGCTTTTGGCTACTATCTTAAATTTCATAATGATTATTGCAATCTTCAAGAGAGAAgt TATTGGGAAACCAAGGGTTTCGCGGACGACATTACGGAAGGAAAATTTAGTCTTCCGATAATACACGCCATTCAGAGTGGTACTTATGATGGTGAAGTTGTACGAC ATATAATGTTCCAAAAAACATCTGATGTTGATAAGAAACACTATGTTCTCCGTTTACTAAAGAAGCTTGGTTCTCTTGACTATGCAAAAGAAGTTGTACAATATAGCGAGAAGCGATGCAGAGAAGAAATTGAAAAGCTTGGCGGAAATGACATACTAAATAAAATGATCGATGATATCAACGATTGGAAAAACGACGAATTACCGAAGGATCCCAGCCTCAAGTT aaCATGA
- the LOC100124064 gene encoding protein TRC8 homolog isoform X1 — protein MDLWMRERIFSFATVIMRVPPLFVIDELLRIGLGLTQETVVFNGTEHGPMMESQDGGAIESTIDTAGYLVFNTKNWSGIYSHETSYSSYCNHMFLMTVLRFLACCFGCAAATCTFMLWTKQLIILYLYLISVGVVFVSYWSNVSTIDAITTYLSSKEDGGSVLADVLNLQFTQLMSNGPGIMIIQNIILQSVLAHLYCYIHLAPKNPHLQKILIYSFTLSSQVGILPLPASVMTRFPVFAALIPLAVCKYVLWCNAYNIWMTIHRGYQLGRNFITNYGLSALAETQWSRLHVPSVLRTFWILRVAEQVVQILSSDYGDESFNYYTMLKTLMVNGCETVTAVLGMTSIISVICHYIGSFFHWILLTDEDDEKSIGTVSAMLFYILALQTGLTSLDKENRLLRLCRNLCLLFTAVLHFVHSIVNPLLMSLSASHNPALHRHVRALAVCAYLIVFPAWLLSFLWSHYTISTWLLAVTVFSIEVIVKVFVSLAVYSLFLYDAYRKNFWDDLDNWIYIIRSFGNTVEFAFGIILFFNGFWILVFEAGGTIRAIMMCVHAYFNLWSEAKAGWDVFMKRRHAVNKINSLPEASKRQLDEHQDVCAICYQEMESAKITKCNHLFHGVCLRKWLYVQDRCPLCHEIMHRVPNQRDNNEAQPVEEQPRNEERERDNEIVGNDREEASGYILSQMNSQNDSDSPRTSPSTTNPRREQAVEER, from the exons ATGGACCTATGGATGCGGGAGAGGATTTTCAGCTTTGCCACTGTCATCATGAGGGTGCCTCCGCTGTTTGTCATCGACGAGCTTCTCAGGATTGGACTAGGACTGACTCAGGAGACTGTGGTCTTCAACGGCACCGAGCATGGACCCATGATGGAGAGCCAGGATGGTGGAGCCATTGAATCGACTATCGACACTGCTGGATACTTGGTGTTCAATACTAAGAACTGGTCTGGAATTTACAGTCATGAGACATCCTATTCCAGTTATTGTAACCATATGTTCCTGATGACAGTGCTGAGATTCCTGGCATGTTGTTTTG GCTGTGCAGCTGCTACTTGTACTTTTATGCTATGGACAAAACAGCTCATAATACTCTACCTTTACCTTATATCGGTGGGAGTTGTTTTTGTATCTTATTGGTCCAATGTGAGCACTATAGACGCCATTACCACTTACCTAAGTTCTAAAGAAGATGGAGGAAGTGTCTTAGCCGATGTTCTCAATCTCCAATTCACACAGCTGATGTCTAATGGGCCAGGCATAATGATCATTCAAAATATCATACTTCAAAGCGTTCTTGCTCACTTATACTGTTACATTCATCTTGCTCCAAAAAACCCACATCTTCAAAAAATACTCATCTACAGCTTTACTCTGTCATCgcaagtgggaattttgcctCTACCT gcaAGCGTAATGACTCGATTCCCAGTCTTCGCGGCTCTAATCCCGCTGGCTGTCTGCAAGTACGTGCTCTGGTGCAATGCTTACAACATCTGGATGACGATCCACCGGGGTTATCAGCTCGGTCGCAACTTCATCACAAACTACGGACTCTCAGCTCTCGCTGAAACCCAGTGGAGTCGACTACACGTGCCCTCTGTACTGCGTACCTTCTGGATACTTCGTGTTGCCGAGCAAGTCGTTCAGATTCTTTCCAGCGACTatggtgacgaatcattcaaCTACTACACGATGCTTAAAACGCTCATGGTCAACGGCTGCGAGACCGTCACCGCGGTCCTCGGCATGACCAGCATCATATCCGTCATCTGCCACTACATTGGCAGCTTCTTCCACTGGATACTGCTCACCGACGAAGATGACGAGAAGAGCATCGGCACCGTTTCCGCCATGCTCTTTTACATCTTGGCCTTGCAAACCGGCCTGACCTCGCTCGACAAGGAGAATCGACTGCTCCGGCTCTGCCGGAATCTATGTCTTCTGTTCACGGCAGTGCTGCATTTCGTGCATAGCATCGTTAATCCCTTGCTCATGTCGCTGAGCGCTTCGCACAATCCTGCTCTTCACAGGCACGTAAGAGCCCTCGCCGTCTGCGCCTATCTCATCGTCTTCCCAGCCTGGTTGCTCTCTTTCCTCTGGTCTCACTATACGATCAGTACTTGGTTACTCGCCGTCACCGTCTTCAGCATCGAGGTCATTGTCAAGGTCTTCGTCTCACTTGCCGTTTACTCGCTCTTCCTTTACGACGCTTACCGCAAAAACTTCTGGGATGATCTCGATAACTGGATCTACATCATTAG ATCTTTTGGTAACACAGTGGAGTTTGCTTTTGGTATAATCCTGTTCTTCAATGGTTTCTGGATCCTCGTGTTCGAAGCGGGCGGTACGATCCGCGCAATCATGATGTGCGTGCACGCGTACTTTAACCTCTGGTCCGAAGCCAAGGCCGGCTGGGATGTCTTTATGAAGCGGCGGCACGCCGTCAACAAAATTAACTCGCTACCCGAAGCGAGCAAAAGACAGCTTGATGAACACCAAGACGTCTGCGCTATTTGCTACCAGGAAATGGAGAGCGCCAAGATCACAAAGTGTAATCACCTCTTCCACGGAGTTTGTCTGAGGAAATGGCTTTATGTGCAAGACCGGTGTCCCCTCTGTCACGAAATAATGCACAGGGTACCCAATCAGAGGGATAACAACGAGGCTCAACCCGTCGAGGAGCAGCCGCGCAATGAGGAGCGCGAACGAGATAACGAGATTG TAGGTAACGATCGCGAGGAAGCAAGTGGCTACATTCTGAGTCAAATGAACTCGCAGAACGATTCTGACTCACCGAGAACCTCTCCATCGACGACGAATCCACGACGAGAGCAGGCTGTAGAAGAAAGGTGA
- the LOC100124059 gene encoding tRNA pseudouridine synthase A — translation MSNISRRYLLKLSYIGTSYRGSQKHVNNAVVDIDTIQGAIEYSMRRFNFSNIPTISLAGRTDAGVHALCTSAHVDLEHSGTLDTEYLVRMMNRNLINANHEIRIMSAHEVSKDFHARYSAKSRTYLYRLIIPKDPLDHRFPIAEANRSLFLNMYPQNFDIERLRSGIKLFCGTKDFMTFSARKRDRNPEFEMRRNFVRTLHVTMKEAGPLMSFDPLSKNLDYWHLEFTSRSFLYNQIRRIVGSLIALGSHKVSEEDIQTMIQVPSHHNWNPHVTPAAPRGLYLKNVEYDEEITREICS, via the coding sequence ATGTCAAACATATCGAGAAGatatttactaaaattatCTTACATTGGAACATCTTACAGAGGCTCTCAAAAACATGTCAATAATGCGGTAGTAGACATCGATACCATTCAAGGGGCCATCGAATACTCGATGCGTAGGTTTAACTTTTCTAATATACCAACTATAAGTTTGGCAGGAAGAACAGATGCAGGTGTCCACGCTCTGTGTACCTCAGCCCATGTAGACCTGGAGCACAGTGGAACTTTAGATACCGAGTACTTGGTTAGGATGATGAATCGCAACTTGATAAATGCCAATCACGAAATAAGGATAATGTCAGCTCACGAAGTAAGCAAGGACTTTCACGCGCGATATTCAGCTAAATCTCGAACATACTTGTATAGGCTGATAATACCAAAAGATCCCCTCGACCACAGATTTCCAATTGCAGAAGCAAACAGATCTTTGTTCTTGAACATGTACCCGCAGAATTTTGACATCGAGAGATTGAGAAGTGGAATCAAGTTGTTCTGTGGAACAAAGGATTTTATGACTTTCAGTGCCAGGAAACGTGACAGAAATCCAGAGTTTGAAATGAGAAGAAATTTTGTAAGAACGTTGCATGTAACTATGAAGGAAGCAGGACCCCTGATGTCGTTTGATCCTCTGTCCAAAAACTTGGATTACTGGCATTTAGAATTTACATCGAGGTCTTTTCTGTACAATCAAATTCGAAGGATAGTAGGGTCTCTGATTGCTCTGGGTTCACATAAGGTATCTGAAGAAGATATACAGACAATGATACAAGTACCTTCGCACCACAATTGGAATCCACACGTTACACCAGCTGCTCCTCGTGGACTGTATCTTAAAAATGTGGAATATGACGAGGAAATTACACGCGAAATTTGTAGCTAA